The nucleotide sequence GAAAACTTGGAGTCCTCCAGCTGAGGAATTAGATGCTCCGTTGACCCTGCAGGATGCCCAGGGATTGAAGGATGTCCTCCTGACAGCATTTGCCTACCGCCGAGGTCAGCTAGCAACCTGACTCATCTCTTCCTCTCTTAAGTGGTCCTCCAGACTCATGCCCTCTCTCGTATCATTCAGTTCCATGGGCTTCTTAGACCCTTGTCCCCCATCATGACCCCTGCTCTATAGGCCTCTCCAAGCTCACACCCTGATTGTCCTCAGGTCTCCAGGAGTTGATCACAGGGAACCCAGAGAAGGCACTAAGCAGCCTTCATGAAGTGGCCTCAGGCCTGTGTCCACGGCCTGTGTTGGTCCAGGTGTACACAGCACTGGGGTCCTGTCACCGTAAGATGGTAAAGACAGTCCTAGGGTGGATTGGGGAAACCACAAGCATTATATATAGCTTTTTGCTTTGTAAGGGTAGCTGAGGCCTGTGTCCTCCTATCCCTCTAGGGAAATCCACAGAGAGCACTGTTGTACTTGGTTGCAGCCCTGAAAGAGGGATCAGCCTGGGGTCCTCCGCTTCTGGAGGCCTCTAGACTCTATCAGCAACTGGGGGACACAACAGCAGAGCTGGAAAGTCTGGAGCTGCTAGTTGAGGTAGGGAATTGCCAGATGAAGATATAGGGTGGAGAATTCCTGAGGTGCTTGTGTTGGGGTAACTTGATTAGTCAAGATCCAAGTATAAGGAAGTATGGTTCCCAAAGATTatagatacaatttttttctttctcttttaggcCTTAAATGTCCCTTACAGTTCCAAAGCCCCACCGTTTCTCATTGAGGTAGAATTACTACTGCCACCACCTGACCTAGCCTCACCCCTTCATTGTGGCACTCAGAGCCAGGCCAAGCACGTACTAGCAAGCAGGTGCCTACAGACGGGGAGGTGAGGTTCCCCTTGCTCACCTGAGCTTCTCTTCCCACTTCTGATGCCTCCCCTGGGGTGTGACTCTGCTTTTGTTCTTGTGACTTGGGGGATGAATGAGGCAGTGGGAGGACATAGGTCACCACTACTCAGCCTCCTACCTTGCTTCTAGACCTGAACTGAGGACTCTTCACTAAGACATTAACCCCCACTATCTTTGACACTCTGAAGTCTCTTCCCCAGTCAATTCTGTAACAGGTAGATCTATACTGAGCCAGAATTGGAGCCCTAAgaccttcccttcccctctcctcctcagGGCCCATGAGCATCCCTCTGTTAGCTAAGAGAGAACATTCTCAGGACCCTTGCAGGGCCCTGCTAGGGCCTAGGATGAGGCTTATGGGCTCTTACTCCTTAGGGCAGAAGACGCTGCAGAGCATTACTTGGACCTGCTGGCCCTGTTGCTGGATAGCTCGGAGCCAAGGGTGAGTGTGTCTTCAAGCTTCTCTGCAGTGGGGTAGAAGGGTTGGTGTCCCCTTTGGAATAGAGGGggattttgtttttccctctttttttttttttttttttttttttgcaattttttgtttttccctcttttctgtcTGTCCAGTCTGGGGGCCCAGGACTCTGCATAGTACCAGAGCCTGGTGAAGAGGTTGGggatggtggcttatgcctttgAAGACACTGCCTCTTCTTCCCACTCCAGTTctccccgcccccctcccctCCAGGGCCCTGTATGCCTGAGGTGTTTTTGGAAGCAGCGGTAGCACTGATCCAGGCAGGCAGAGCCCAAGATGCCTTGACTCTATGTGAGGAGTTGCTCAGCCGCACATCGTCTCTGCTACCCAAGATGTCCCGGCTGTGGGAAAATGCCAGAAAAGGAACCAAGGAACTGCCATACTGCCCACTCTGGGTCTCTGCCACCCACCTGCTTCAGGGCCAGGCCTGGGTACAACTGGGTGCCCAAAAAGTGGCAATTAGTGAATTTAGCAGGTGAGCCTGGGGTCCTAGAAGGGATGTGGAGGGATGATTTTCTGATTGGGACCTGAGTTGGTGAGCTCCATGTTCACCTACTCACCCTAGAGTTTCTGAAATTGATTCCTCTTCACCCCTGTTCCGTGTCCTACTTCAGGTGTCTTGAGCTGCTCTTCCGGACCACAcctgaggaaaaagaacaagGTGATCTAGACTTTCAGTTTTCCTCTTACCTCCTGGAAGTGGTAGTGGTGGAAGTGGGTTCGCTTTAAGGTGTCCCAGCCCACCAGGAGACTTAAGAGAAAGGGACTGtggacacaagaagaaatagaggaGGATTTAGGGTTTATGGTGACTGAGGCTGGGAAGACACTTCTTGATTTTGGGAGTGGTCCCCAGGGGCAGCTTCCAACGGTGAGCAGGGATGTAAGTCAGATGTGGCACTGCAGCAGCTTCGGGCAGCCGCCCTAATTAGTCGTGGACTGGAATGGGTAGCCAGCGGCCAGGATACCAAAGCCTTACAGGACTTCCTCCTCGGTGTGCAGATGTGCCCAGGTACGTATACTTGCATGACATCAGCTATGCGTAGATGTGCAAGGACAGAGAAGCCCATGGGAAATACTTGGGCATAAGTGTACGAGTGATGTTCTCAGACAGGAGGGGTGATTTGATATATCCAGGTGTTCAAACATACACTGTATATGCAGGGCTCCCAAGAGTTCCCTGGTTTCCccaatatcctcagacacaaagaCCATGACTCTGCTGGGGTGGGTTGCACAGAAGTAGGGGGCAGATGATGGACACTGGGATGGGAATGGTTGTGAATGATCTGCCCCTGCTTCTATATGTGAGTGTAGGCAAGATACTTCctctctctaggcctcagtttccctttttatAAAACAATGCCTAAGATTATGTTAAGTTCTAAGATTCTGTACTGtgggctggggctacaggtaaTCGAGACACTTACTTTCACCTGCTTCAGACTCTGAAGAGGCTAGATCGGAGGgatgaggccactgcactctggtgGAGGCTGGAGGCCCAAACTAAGGGGCCACAGGAAGATGCTACGTGGTGAGGCTCAGGCCTGCTGGCTTGGGGCTGAGGGGCAGTTGGTGTCCTAGAGTCCTTGGACCTATTGTGGGTGGTGAACACTGAAAGAGGGGGCATGGCTGCCCAGCTTTCTGCCAATGTTTCACCCTTAGGCATCATCCTTCTTGCTCTCCAGGTCTCTCCCCCTGTACCTAGAAAGCTATTTGAGCTGGATCCGCCCCTCTGATCGTGATGCTTTCCTTGAAGAGTTTCGGACATCTCTGCCAAAGTCTTGTGACCTGTAGCTGCCACGTTTCCAAGAGCTTGAGCTGGGGCCCCATTGGGCTGTCTCTCTGTGGGGAGGGCTTTCTGCTTCACCATCGTTAGGAATGTGACCATTCCTATATAATTCCTGAACTGGTGAGGTTGGTGGTAGGCCTGTGAAATTTGCCCTAATTACTACCATTCTGGTTTTGGAGGAAACAATCTCTGCCACCACCAAGTCATTGGCTTCGCTCGAGGCACCTTTCTTCctgtttccccttttcttttgTCGAGTAAAATTTCATATTTATCTCTTGTCTGCCTACTACATATACTTGGGTGGGAAGGCTCATGACCGTCTAGGTCAGTGCTAGTTGTCTATGATGCCCTTTCCTGACATCGTCTACCTTACAAACTTGAAGCCTGGGTATGAGGAAAGGGCTACAATAATCCTTACTTAGGAGGCAGTGGCTTTAGTCCTTCACATTGCCTAAATGCAGAGCCCCAAAGCCCAGGACAGTGACAATGAGTTGGGTCTGAAGGGTGGTCTAGATAGGCTTCTCAGTACAAGAGCAGGTAGCTGATAGTTAGAGACAGGCAGATTTCTCTCAGAGTGACTCTCATTCCCTTCCTAATTCCAAATTCTAGAAATTGGACTCACCTCAGTCAAATGTGTCTCTGTGGCTAGAAGGTGAAAGGTGAATTGAGTTGGCATACCACCAACAGCTGCCTGTTGACTGCAAACAGGGACCCCTGTTATTTGGGGCTTAAGGATTTTCAAGTCCCAACATACGCAGTTTTCTTGCTAATTTGGGTTCTACTGAATTGGCTGTGTGTTCTGTGGTTGTCCTTTGACTTCTCTGGATTTGAGTGCCTTATTATAATGTATTAACATTAACGACGGGAGGAAGAAAGGCACAAGCGCTGAGAAACTGCAAAGGTATGGGATTGGGGTTACCAGAGGGTGCAATGACAATGGGGTAGGAGTGGGGTGCTAGTCAGAAAGTTCAGAGTAGGGGTGGTTGGAGGCAGCGTTGGAAAGGAGCAAGAAGGGTCAGGGTGGTGATGGCATCTTAGAGGATCCCCAGGTTTTGGGAAAAGATGGATGTATAGGTTACCACAACTGGACTAGACTAATACAAGGGTTCAGTCTATTGTGCCACGTTCTTCTAGGAGGATAAACTCCGGAGCCAATGAACTGGAGCCAAGTGGGAGAGTCCGCCTCTAAGGGATTAAAGGGTCTCCTTTCACAAGTCGATCTCGCCCTATTCCTTTCGTTGATTGGCTGAGAATTCCAATCCGTCGAGGAAGCGTAGCGTTGCAGCCAATTGACGTGGCGTTACTAGGCGTGTCGCATCACTGAGGCGGGAGCCAGGCCGCAAGCGAATTTCCTGATTGGTTGCGGTCTGCGGGTTGCTGGGGAGAGGCACGGAGAGGCGGGCGAGAGTCCGCAGGGCAGACGCTGattggctgaggtgggagcagcTTCCCTTCCGATGATTCGGCTCTTCTCGGCTCAGTCTCAGCGAAGCGTCTGCGGCCGTCGTTTGAGTCGTCGCTGCCGGTGCCACTGCCACCTCGCGGATCAGGAGCCAGCGTTGTTCGCCTGACGCCTCGCTGCCGGTGGGAGGAAGCGAGAGGGAAGCCGCTTGCGGGTTTGTCGCCGCTGCTTGCCCACCGCCTGGGAGAGCCGAGCCCCGGCCCAGTCGGTCGCTTGCCACCGCTCGTAGCCGTTACCCGCGGGCCGCCACAGCCGCCGGCCGGGAGAGGCGCGCGCCATGGCTTCTGGAGCCGAGTGAGTGTGCGCGCGCCGTCCGCTTGCTGCGGCGGCGCGCGCCGGGACCCGCGGCGCTGGGTAGGCCCGGCGGGGCCTGGCCGTGGGCGCGTCAGAGAGGTGGAGAccaggaaagagggaaggggaaggggaactAGGGAGCGAGTGAGGGGCCGTGGACCCGGCAGGCCCGGCTGGGCCAGCTGCGCACCCGCGCGCCCCCTAGGCGGGGCTTGCGCTGGGCCCGGGTCGGAGCCTGGGGCCGGATCGTGCTGTGTCATGCAGGCCCCGGCCCGCCCGATTGGCTCCCTTGGAATGGCCGTCCGGGCCTGACGAGGTCTTCCGGCCCACACCGCCGGCGCGGAACCCCGGGGCCTTGGGGCGCCAGTCTGCCGTCCGGCCTACCACCCGCCGAAGGCCTTTGGTCCCTGGAGAGAGCAGGCCCCACGAGCCCGAGGCCCCAACCCGGCCCGGTGGGCGTGGACTTTGCGCCATGTGAAGGCCTCAGGAGCCCTGCCACCGAGGCGGAGGCCGGGGTCGGGGAAGGCCGGGCGAGCTCAGGGAAGCTCACAGCCGCCTTTTTGGAGCCGGGTCGGCCGGTACAAGGTGGGCATCCTCTGTGTGTGATCTGAGTAGTGAGGGACTGTTAGGGAGAGGGCGAGCCCTACCTTTCGCTTCTGGTGTTCTTACTTTAGGCCTGTTGTTCATATTAGAAAGTTTGAGCCAGTTTTCCTTAATGTTATGATTCGTGGGTGGGGAgagaagaatttttctttaacGTTTTAGGTTCTTGGTAAAGTTGGAATCTCAGTTCGTGTTTTGTGCGCCTTTCCATATTTCCAGCTTTCGTGGTGTGCAGTTTAGAGTTGCACTaacttctcaaaaacaaacgtGCGCGCACCGCTTTACCCAGGTAGCTGTATTGAGAAATTATCCGGGCTATGGGGCTTTCTGACACCACCTCCATCCTTCAAGAAAGCGTCAGATAAAACTTGGCTACCTACCTCAGCCCATTCAATTTAGAATAGAGCTTTtagaggctgaaaaaaaaaaaaaaaacagccagccCAAGGAAACTCTTCTGTGCAAATTACCTTCCTTCCTTGAAGAGAGTAGTtttttgaggtgtgttccttttTCTCAAGTTTCTGAATTGGGATAAAGTATTACTCAGTTGCTTATTTAAAAGAGTCACTTACTCTGAAAGTGTTCTTTTGGTTTATATGCAGTCagccttttattttcaaaagtaaaaatctaaaatttttggAACCTGGAATCATCAGCTGTTTCTAACTTCTTGGTCACCTTGATGACTCTTAGCTGAACCCCCTCCAAGTCCCTTGGAGTCCCCTGTGCAGTTCTGGAAAGGGATTGACTCATACAGAAGACAGTGGAGAATGGCCCCAAAGAGTGTCCAGAACTGCTGTTGGCCCATGGTCAGGCTGAATTCACTCTTTTAGAGATTAACACCTCTGATCTCACTAGATAGATGGGGAATTAGAGGCTTTACCTTAAGAAAAGGGCATACCACTCATCTCCACAGCCAGAGTCCTGGCTATCGCCATCCTACTGGGATGGTAGGCAGAATGGAGGTTTTCCTAGGATGCAGCTTTGAGATTAAAATACAAACTGTTGGCTGGTCACAGtatctcaggcctgtaatcccagcattttgggaggctgaggcaggcagatcacctgaggtcgggagttcaagaccagcccgggcaacaaggagaaaccccatctctattaaaatgcaaaaattagccaggcgtggcgcacacctgtagtcccagccactctggaggctgaggcaggagaatcactcgaacccagggaggcagaggttacagtgagggagatcgcaccactgcactccagcctgggcaacagggagactccgtttcaaaaaataaaaaactatgatGACTAGAGGCATCTGGCATTTTTTCTCCAGTCCCAGTTCTATAAGTCAAGCAAGAAGATGGCAACCCCTGAAAGAGTATTTTGATGGGACAGGAGTGGGAGAGCTCATGGGTTTACATTGCTCTCAGCTGTCGCATTGAGCATGCTTGGCCTCCAGTGTGTTGATAAGCATTGGGAAAGTCTGCCTACTCAGCAGCATCGTGCCTAGAGTGGCACACTTTTGGAATGGGGGAAGCAAATTTGAGCAGAGGAAACTGTCATTAGAAACTGTCATTAGAAACTAGTTTAGAGGCAGTGGTTAAAAATGCAGCCTATGTGTGAGGGTTAGCAGAAGGCCTACCATTTTGTTCGATGAATggggtttgtttttctcttgggtGTATCAGGACCCAGAGATGTAAGAACCCCACAGCTTCCTAGCTGAGCACAGtgtcttttctctgtcttttggaaattgtgaggatatttccaatgggAATactattttgtgttgttttgttgaCTGCAGTATCCCCAGcccttagaacaatgcctggcacataattgACACTCAtgaatttgttgaatgaagaaattccttttaaaaatttattttctttggcttcCTTCATTGTCTAGCCTTCCTACTTTGGTTAATGCTTATGTTTTCCTGAGCCTTACTAACAGGAGGCAGctcttaaaagagagagagagtgctgggtacggtggctcacgcctgtagtcccagcactttgggaggccgaggtgggcagatcacctgaggtcaggagttcgagaccagcctgaccaacatggtgaaaccccatctctagtaaaaatgcagaattagctgggcgtggtggctcatgcctgtaatcccagctactgggaaggctgaggcgggagaatcacttgaacctgggaggcggagcagaggttgcagttagctgagatcccttcattgcattccagcctgtacaacaagagcgaaactccatctcaagaaaaaaaaaaagagagagagagagagaacttgagTCTACTAAGTGACAGCTGGAGATGGGCTAGGTAATAAGTTGGTGTCACTGTCTGGTGAATGACCCTGTCTTGTAGGAAATAACAAACTGAGTATAGACCCAGTCAACTTTGATTTGGATGAGAGGGATTTGTATTTGCACAGTGTTTCAGCAtttcttggttttggttttttgagccAACTTTATGGAATTGTGTGCTTTTGCAGAAATTACTGTGAAGTTCCTTTTGACCTTGAGCCTCTTTCTGGCAGTTTCATGTTTGTTAGTGTTGTTTCCAAATATGATGGAAACCATATGATGATTTTTATGCTTGGCATTCCTTTGGTACTATGGAATGCCCTGGCATCAGTAGGTTTAGCCTATAAGGAGGGTAGCGCCAATAATTCTGCTTCATTGTCCCCAGGCTTGCTTGGTAGGACTTGAGAGCTCCCCGAGCCTCAAGGGAAATTGTCTGGCTTACTTCATTCCCTGGAAAGTTAGCTTATGCTTTATATTGTTAATCATGGTGACTGTTATTACCATGTGCCAGCTATTATGTTAAGCATTTTACATTCATTATCTCCCTTAAGACAATAAGCCTCTGAGGTAAGTATTATAGTCTCTCTCTTATAGAGGAAGACATCAAAGTtcagaggttaggtaacttgcccaagatcacagttAAGTAGTGGCAGAATTGGAATTCAGACCCAATGGGTCTGACTATTATAGAGTTCCTGCTCTTAACCACTCTTCTATAAGTCtaagactatttttatttctctaataacTCTTCAGTCTCCATTTCTATTATGTCTTCTTGGGGCAGGATCACTCACTTGGAGCCTTATAGCTGGGACACTGATGCTCAAAATACCAGGAGCTGCCGGAATGGGTATTGTAATATGTATGCTAGATACTGCTCCTCGTGACCTTGGCTGCCTTTCCTTCATCCGCGCTCTCTGGTCTAGGGACAGCTTCATCTATTCACTGTTTGTTTCCTAAGTATGAGTTTTAGAGACTGGTGAGGCCCTTGGGGCAGGAGTATCTACTGGGACTGACTCCATTTCCTGCTTCTAGTTCAAAAGGTGATGACCTATCAACAGCCATTCTCAAACAGAAGAACCGTCCCAATCGGTTAATTGTTGATGAAGCCATCAATGAGGACAACAGTGTGGTGTCCTTGTCCCAGGTAAGCTGGGGCCACAAACTAGTCTTTCCTTACTGCACTTACTTGAGGGATTTGCCCaggtttcttttctcattttgcagatattTGTATTTGCAGACTGCAGATAGAGTGGGGTTTACTGGGAATCCCAATCTCGAGGGCTGTTGCTTACTCCCCTTCTGCCCAGTGACCCAAAGGCCTTAACTTTCTATCCTCAGCCCAAGATGGATGAATTGCAGTTGTTCCGAGGTGACACAGTGTtgctgaaaggaaagaagagacgAGAAGCTGTTTGCATCGTCCTTTCTGATGACACTTGTTCTGATGAGAAGATTCGGATGAATAGAGTTGTTCGGAATAACCTTCGTGTACGCCTAGGGGATGTCATCAGGTGTGTGGGGTTTTTGGCTCCACAGGGATGGGAGGCCAGAGATAGCCTGCATTACAGGCAGTACCCATGTATTACTGGCAGGACCAAGTTCTTGGAACCTGTCGATGCAGGAAGCCTGCTGGTCATGGGAAGACTTATGCTTCAGGATTGTCTTTAGGTTTTGGTTCTGCCTTCCTGGGACTTCAAAATCCATTTCTGCAGGTCGCTTGAGACAAATTGGCATTCCTGTAACTTTCTTGGTgcctttattttttcctactaGAAGTGTAATTTATCATACTTATAGCCTAGCTTAGGATACCACTCGAGGGTGTGTATGTATCTGCCAAATAACCTCCTCACTACTCTCACTAGTATGTCCAATTAATGGCTTGCGTTGGGGTTGGAATGAGGTGGGGATATGGACATGGAAGGTGAGCTGCTAGCAGGCCTTTTAAGCCCCTAAGTGAACCCGGGAGAGAGGAATagttggagccagacccaggataGTTCTCAATGTGAGTGATTTTGCTTGTTCTTGCATAATTTTAGGCAAGAGGTTGCCCCATCTTGGAGTCATCTCTAGCCACTCTTACCCAACCAACCATCACCTGGCCAGGATCATCTCAGGCTTTTGattctttttgatggagtcttaaGTTTCATGTAGCTTTCTTCTTGGGGGTGCTTAGTCACTTCCTCAAGGTGTTCTGAACACCTGGCtgagataattttgtttttttcacttctgTTTCACTGACCCCGACAGTTGTTAGCTTAAGACCTTCCCTTGTAATATTGGGTCACCGATATTAGCTAGAAGGGGATCATCCTTGGATATCTCACTGAAGACCTTGCATATCTTTGTGGGGTTTCTAAATGTGTGGCTcttgattttggctcactgatTAGAAGTGAGTGGGGCTGTTCCTTTGCCCTCACTTCCACGGtgttctccttcctctcttcaccTAAAGCCatcctgccttttctttttcacttactaTCAGCTATCTGTGCCAGGCCCTTTTGGACACCCAGTGCTTGGGCCCGAAGTGTGGTTGGTAATATGGAGTCTGCTTGTCATCCTCAGCATCCAGCCATGCCCTGATGTGAAGTACGGCAAACGTATCCACGTGCTGCCCATTGATGACACAGTGGAAGGCATTACTGGTAATCTCTTTGAGGTATACCTTAAGCCGTACTTCCTGGAAGCTTATCGACCCATCCGGAAAGGTGAGAGCTAATTCTGAGTTTAAGGATTATTGACTGTAGTTAATAAACCTTGGAACATCTTCGtctcgttttcttttttttttttttaatcttttatgcttttctcctgtatttatttatttattttttaagagatggggtcagctgggcaccgtggctcacacctataaccccagcgatttgggaggctgagacgggtggatcacttgaggccaggagttcgagaccagcctggccaacatggcaaaaccgcattgtgggcacctgtaatcccaacgacctggggggctgaggcacaagaattgcttgaacccaagaggtggaggttgcagtgagccaagaccaggccactgtactccagcctgggtgacagagcaagactctgtctcaaaaaaaaaaagaaatggggtctcactatgatgcccacgctggtctcaaactgctggtctcaagtgacccacctgccatggcctcccaaagtgctgggattacaggcatgagccgtcatgcctagtctcattttcttttctttttttttatttgagacagagtctcactctgtcccccaggctggagtgcaatggtccaatctcagctcactgcatcctcctcctcctgggttcaagcagttctcctgcctcagcctcctgagtagctgggcttatagccgtctgccaccacgctcggctaatttttgtatttttagtagagatggggtgtcactgtgttggtcaggctggtcttgaactcgacctcaggtgagccaccgtgcctggccgctagactcattttcatatatttgtatacacatgcatgcaaacCTTGCACACATATTCATATGTCTTACCCTGCTCCTTTCCTCCATCCTTCCCTGGCTCCCATCTCTCCCCTTCTCTGTTCCGGGAGAGTAAGCTATCTTTATGGATCTCTGAAGGAGAAGGTGGTCCATTTTGGCTGGGTCAGGGTCCAGAGTGCACAGTTCTATCATTGGTGGTTGTAGTGAAAACTTGGGCTACTTACATGGCAGAAGTCAGAACTTGATAGTCTTCTGACATGTCAGGTTTTCTTGACTGACCTCTTGAGCGTCAGAGGGACTCTTCACAGTTTACCTTTCTCCTCTTACCTGCTGCTTATTAAGACAGGTGGAGTTGGGGAGAAATAGGACAATATCTAATGAGTTTGGCATTTTGACCCCAGGGTCTGATGAGTTCTCACTTTGTCTTGTAGTTGACGCCCCTAACTGTACTTGTACTGCTTGCTCTCCTAGGAGACATTTTTCTTGTCCGTGGTGGGATGCGTGCTGTGGAGTTCAAAGTGGTGGAAACAGATCCTAGCCCTTATTGCATTGTTGCTCCAGACACAGTGATCCACTGCGAAGGGGAGCCTATCAAACGAGAGGTGAGTTTTCTCCCTGATTCCAGTATCCAATTTCATGATTACTCAGTGTGGCATCATGTGGTAACTGTCAAGACTGGGTGCTcggccggctgtggtggctcacacctgtaatcccagtactttgggaggctgaggtgggcagatcacttgaggtcaggtgttcgagaccagcctgggcaacatggtgataccccgtctctactaaaaatacaaaaattagccaggcctggtggtgaacatctggaatcccagctactcgggagactgaggcaggagaatcggttgaacccaggagttggaggttgcagtgagctgagtttgtgccacttctctccagcctggttgaccaaaaaaaaaaaaaaaaagactgggtgtTCTTTGGAGAACTAACCATCTTTCAGGGATGAGAAACCTGCCAGCTATTCATTTCTGGGCCTAATTGTTTGTTGGATGTACCTAATGTCAGGAATTTCAAAAACCTAGACtgaatccaaaatatataagtgaTTGAAACCATTTTTGAAGTAAAGCTGATGGTGGCTTCAGGCCTCTGCCCATTCCCAGGGTTTCCAGCTTCAGGTTTTAGAGACCCTTTCTCAGTAAGACTACGAGTAATGTGAGAGGCAAGGACTGTGCTGGAAATCTTTGCCTTGGGATTTTTGTGGTGGTTCTTTGAGGCTGGATCCCTTTAGAGGagaatcttcttttttaaatttaatttaatttttaatgagatgggatcttgctgtattgcccaggaacaactggactcaagcagtccttccacctctgccttccaaagtgctaggattacagatgtgagccaccgtgccgggttGATAATCTTATTA is from Macaca mulatta isolate MMU2019108-1 chromosome 15, T2T-MMU8v2.0, whole genome shotgun sequence and encodes:
- the FANCG gene encoding Fanconi anemia group G protein isoform X5, with protein sequence MSRQTTSVGSSCLDLWREKNDRLVRQAKVAQNSGLTLRRQQLAQDALEGLRGLLHSLQGLPAAVPVLPLELTVICNFIILRASLAQGFTEDQAQDIQRGLERVLETQEQRGPRLEQGLRELWDSALRASCLLPELLSALHRLAGLQAALWLSADRLGDLALLLETLNDSQSGAFEDLLLLLKTWSPPAEELDAPLTLQDAQGLKDVLLTAFAYRRGLQELITGNPEKALSSLHEVASGLCPRPVLVQVYTALGSCHRKMGNPQRALLYLVAALKEGSAWGPPLLEASRLYQQLGDTTAELESLELLVEALNVPYSSKAPPFLIEVELLLPPPDLASPLHCGTQSQAKHVLASRCLQTGRAEDAAEHYLDLLALLLDSSEPRFSPPPSPPGPCMPEVFLEAAVALIQAGRAQDALTLCEELLSRTSSLLPKMSRLWENARKGTKELPYCPLWVSATHLLQGQAWVQLGAQKVAISEFSRCLELLFRTTPEEKEQGAASNGEQGCKSDVALQQLRAAALISRGLEWVASGQDTKALQDFLLGVQMCPGNRDTYFHLLQTLKRLDRRDEATALWWRLEAQTKGPQEDATWSLPLYLESYLSWIRPSDRDAFLEEFRTSLPKSCDL
- the FANCG gene encoding Fanconi anemia group G protein isoform X3 produces the protein MSRQTTSVGSSCLDLWREKNDRLVRQAKVAQNSGLTLRRQQLAQDALEGLRGLLHSLQEWHLKNDFQDGLIWITFLHFPDSLSKGLPAAVPVLPLELTVICNFIILRASLAQGFTEDQAQDIQRGLERVLETQEQRGPRLEQGLRELWDSALRASCLLPELLSALHRLAGLQAALWLSADRLGDLALLLETLNDSQSGAFEDLLLLLKTWSPPAEELDAPLTLQDAQGLKDVLLTAFAYRRGLQELITGNPEKALSSLHEVASGLCPRPVLVQVYTALGSCHRKMGNPQRALLYLVAALKEGSAWGPPLLEASRLYQQLGDTTAELESLELLVEALNVPYSSKAPPFLIEVELLLPPPDLASPLHCGTQSQAKHVLASRAEDAAEHYLDLLALLLDSSEPRFSPPPSPPGPCMPEVFLEAAVALIQAGRAQDALTLCEELLSRTSSLLPKMSRLWENARKGTKELPYCPLWVSATHLLQGQAWVQLGAQKVAISEFSRCLELLFRTTPEEKEQGAASNGEQGCKSDVALQQLRAAALISRGLEWVASGQDTKALQDFLLGVQMCPGNRDTYFHLLQTLKRLDRRDEATALWWRLEAQTKGPQEDATWSLPLYLESYLSWIRPSDRDAFLEEFRTSLPKSCDL
- the FANCG gene encoding Fanconi anemia group G protein isoform X7 produces the protein MSRQTTSVGSSCLDLWREKNDRLVRQAKVTRLNSGLTLRRQQLAQDALEGLRGLLHSLQGLPAAVPVLPLELTVICNFIILRASLAQGFTEDQAQDIQRGLERVLETQEQRGPRLEQGLRELWDSALRASCLLPELLSALHRLAGLQAALWLSADRLGDLALLLETLNDSQSGAFEDLLLLLKTWSPPAEELDAPLTLQDAQGLKDVLLTAFAYRRGLQELITGNPEKALSSLHEVASGLCPRPVLVQVYTALGSCHRKMGNPQRALLYLVAALKEGSAWGPPLLEASRLYQQLGDTTAELESLELLVEALNVPYSSKAPPFLIEVELLLPPPDLASPLHCGTQSQAKHVLASRCLQTGRAEDAAEHYLDLLALLLDSSEPRFSPPPSPPGPCMPEVFLEAAVALIQAGRAQDALTLCEELLSRTSSLLPKMSRLWENARKGTKELPYCPLWVSATHLLQGQAWVQLGAQKVAISEFSRCLELLFRTTPEEKEQASNGEQGCKSDVALQQLRAAALISRGLEWVASGQDTKALQDFLLGVQMCPGNRDTYFHLLQTLKRLDRRDEATALWWRLEAQTKGPQEDATWSLPLYLESYLSWIRPSDRDAFLEEFRTSLPKSCDL
- the FANCG gene encoding Fanconi anemia group G protein isoform X2, with product MSRQTTSVGSSCLDLWREKNDRLVRQAKVAQNSGLTLRRQQLAQDALEGLRGLLHSLQEWHLKNDFQDGLIWITFLHFPDSLSKGLPAAVPVLPLELTVICNFIILRASLAQGFTEDQAQDIQRGLERVLETQEQRGPRLEQGLRELWDSALRASCLLPELLSALHRLAGLQAALWLSADRLGDLALLLETLNDSQSGAFEDLLLLLKTWSPPAEELDAPLTLQDAQGLKDVLLTAFAYRRGLQELITGNPEKALSSLHEVASGLCPRPVLVQVYTALGSCHRKMGNPQRALLYLVAALKEGSAWGPPLLEASRLYQQLGDTTAELESLELLVEALNVPYSSKAPPFLIEVELLLPPPDLASPLHCGTQSQAKHVLASRCLQTGRAEDAAEHYLDLLALLLDSSEPRFSPPPSPPGPCMPEVFLEAAVALIQAGRAQDALTLCEELLSRTSSLLPKMSRLWENARKGTKELPYCPLWVSATHLLQGQAWVQLGAQKVAISEFSRCLELLFRTTPEEKEQGAASNGEQGCKSDVALQQLRAAALISRGLEWVASGQDTKALQDFLLGVQMCPGNRDTYFHLLQTLKRLDRRDEATALWWRLEAQTKGPQEDATSLPLYLESYLSWIRPSDRDAFLEEFRTSLPKSCDL